A single genomic interval of uncultured Desulfobacter sp. harbors:
- a CDS encoding response regulator produces the protein MKLLFVDDEKAFLDTLIKRLEKRELKADAVYDGQSAISFLSEHTNTDVVVLDVKMPGMDGLETLQAIKNENPLVEVIMLTGHATVQNAIEGMKRGAFDYLMKPCNLEELIAKIEQAATKKFQHEEKIMEARAKEITGRMV, from the coding sequence ATGAAACTTTTATTTGTCGATGATGAGAAAGCCTTTCTGGACACCCTGATCAAGCGGCTTGAAAAACGCGAACTCAAAGCAGACGCCGTTTATGACGGGCAATCCGCCATAAGCTTTCTGTCTGAACACACCAACACGGATGTGGTGGTCCTTGACGTGAAGATGCCCGGCATGGACGGTCTTGAAACACTTCAAGCCATTAAAAACGAAAACCCGCTGGTGGAAGTGATCATGCTCACGGGCCATGCCACAGTGCAAAATGCCATTGAAGGGATGAAACGCGGTGCATTCGATTATTTGATGAAGCCCTGTAATCTCGAAGAGCTCATCGCCAAGATTGAACAGGCGGCAACTAAAAAATTTCAGCATGAGGAGAAAATCATGGAGGCCAGGGCCAAGGAGATCACAGGCCGCATGGTTTAG
- a CDS encoding universal stress protein, producing MSDNKKILATLDGSKRSERTVDYLCRFKPFRNRKVTLFNITTPVPEAYYDLTQDFFNQMAVPQVKAWEIGQKTIMTDFLKEARRKMIDAGYTPDNIELKLTNREKGVARDILNEIKNNQYHGLVIRRKGSANSIIGVTMGGVAAKLVEKADSIPLMIAGTREIQHDLCIAVDGSAGAKRAIQYTADMMGKTNCRILLCAIMRSTVTDSVPEGKAPFIDMYLQAKSQLNEALAEAKQVLTQTGISKDRIEARLIQGARSRAGALLDTARAAKCDTIVMGRKGVSDVDNFDLGRIPRKIIFASRKFTIWLIP from the coding sequence ATGTCAGACAATAAAAAAATATTAGCTACCCTTGACGGCTCAAAACGTTCGGAAAGGACCGTTGACTACCTATGCAGATTCAAACCGTTTAGAAACAGGAAAGTGACTTTATTTAACATAACAACGCCCGTGCCCGAAGCCTATTATGATCTGACCCAGGATTTCTTCAACCAAATGGCCGTACCTCAGGTGAAGGCCTGGGAAATAGGCCAGAAAACAATAATGACCGATTTTCTCAAGGAGGCACGCCGGAAAATGATCGATGCCGGGTATACGCCGGACAATATCGAACTCAAGCTTACAAACCGGGAAAAGGGCGTTGCCAGGGACATTCTCAACGAAATCAAAAACAATCAATACCACGGCCTTGTCATCCGCAGAAAGGGAAGTGCAAACTCTATTATTGGTGTAACCATGGGTGGCGTAGCTGCCAAGCTGGTGGAAAAAGCAGACTCTATTCCTTTGATGATAGCCGGAACCCGTGAGATCCAGCACGACCTGTGCATCGCGGTTGACGGCTCGGCAGGAGCCAAGCGCGCGATCCAGTACACAGCCGATATGATGGGAAAAACAAACTGCCGTATTCTTCTTTGCGCGATCATGCGCTCTACAGTGACCGATTCAGTGCCTGAAGGAAAGGCCCCCTTTATAGACATGTATCTTCAAGCCAAAAGCCAACTCAATGAAGCCCTGGCCGAGGCAAAACAAGTCCTGACCCAGACAGGAATATCGAAAGACCGAATCGAAGCCCGTCTTATCCAGGGGGCCCGGAGTCGGGCAGGCGCTCTTCTGGACACGGCCCGGGCTGCAAAATGCGACACCATTGTCATGGGCCGCAAGGGGGTGTCGGACGTTGACAATTTCGATCTGGGACGAATTCCCAGAAAAATTATTTTTGCGTCCAGAAAATTTACGATCTGGCTGATTCCATGA
- a CDS encoding response regulator has translation MKQPIKVLMVDDEKRFRETTRKILERNGFETILAENGAKALQCLDQSPDVAILDIRMPGMDGHEVLEKMIKLKPDLPVIMLTGHGDKDSAEQSLVLGAFDYLSKPCDIDLLSDKIREACRSKEQTGKMEEDLVGSAMIPLSAYTTIDEHATIAESIQELKASFVTLPTSDLIMETGHRSILVMDKNSQIQGILTIRDLLKQILPGYLTSTKPSTADSIQYSPMFWRGMFTSAVEQIGTLTISEIMSPVPVSIDAESTLMEAAWIMVDQHQRRLIVTEDGKSAGVIREQDLFFQMGKHLIPPRLR, from the coding sequence ATGAAACAACCCATAAAGGTCTTAATGGTTGATGATGAAAAACGGTTCAGGGAAACGACGCGCAAAATTCTCGAGCGCAATGGTTTTGAGACCATTCTTGCGGAAAACGGCGCCAAAGCCTTGCAATGCCTGGATCAGTCGCCGGATGTGGCCATTCTGGACATCCGCATGCCCGGCATGGACGGGCATGAGGTCCTTGAAAAAATGATTAAATTAAAACCCGATTTGCCCGTCATCATGCTTACGGGCCATGGTGATAAGGATTCGGCGGAACAGTCCCTGGTATTAGGTGCCTTTGACTACCTGTCAAAGCCTTGCGACATTGACCTTTTGTCCGATAAAATCCGGGAAGCCTGCCGGAGTAAAGAACAGACGGGGAAAATGGAAGAGGACCTGGTGGGTTCGGCGATGATCCCACTAAGTGCGTATACCACCATTGACGAACATGCCACCATTGCCGAATCCATTCAGGAACTTAAAGCTTCTTTTGTAACGCTTCCGACCTCGGACCTGATCATGGAAACCGGCCACAGATCCATACTGGTCATGGACAAGAACAGTCAAATCCAGGGCATTCTGACCATCCGTGATCTTTTAAAACAAATTTTGCCGGGCTACCTGACCTCGACCAAACCGTCCACGGCGGATTCCATCCAATACTCCCCCATGTTCTGGCGGGGGATGTTCACAAGCGCCGTAGAACAGATCGGCACCTTGACCATCAGTGAAATTATGTCTCCGGTACCCGTATCCATTGATGCGGAGTCCACCCTGATGGAAGCGGCCTGGATCATGGTGGACCAACACCAGCGCCGCCTGATTGTCACCGAGGACGGCAAATCCGCAGGGGTGATAAGGGAACAGGACCTGTTTTTTCAAATGGGAAAACACCTGATTCCCCCAAGATTAAGATAG
- a CDS encoding GNAT family N-acetyltransferase — protein sequence MGTQNLSRIFNPGSIAVVSAGDKQNRIGHTLVRNLIEGGFKGAVYPVNPKHAGIMNIPGVKNVRDIQGFVDLAVVAAPINQVPEVIKACADKGAAGAVIINGGGRETGDQGARIEQQIKAAAGQRGMRIIGPNCIGIAHPPLHLNASHMPGSPAKGRIAFLSQSGSVCASVMDLAEKENLGFSHIVSLGSMLDVDFADMIDYLSEQRGVDSIIMYMENMTRIRNFMSAARAASRIKPIICLKSGRSAAGALAASVHTGAIAGNDAVYDIAFERAGILRVDTLEQLFDFTRILARQQRPTGRRLAIVTNAGGPGVMAVDALSSFGLKPAVLSIETIEALEATLEKAWSKTNPVDVLADASHTQIARAVTVAAQAPEVDGILMIHSPVDHFAPADLAQVLAKQIPALPGPVFTVWLGGTSMDNARKILNEKEILTYDTPEKAVRAFAGLYRHSRNIDMLNEIPVRRDIKLKINHEQAGSIIDSHMKNAPLRLNETDAKTILEAYGIPVNRTEPAQANASAPDYELYVGAKLDARFGPVIKFGMGGAMSEIHQDIALALPPLNSALAARTISATKVSKALTGHCQFKAVDHDLVENLLIRLSRLVTDFPQISELEINPVAVTNGQLMGLSARIHLAPPPVSAPDHLIISPYPAWQEQLYTTHDSEQVLIRPVKPEDAEPMMDFFENLSKQTIYLRFFTPLKQLSKRMLIQLTQIDYDREVALVALLSTPSGEKIIGSARIIFTANGTEGEFAIMLADSWQGKGIGAALLKSCLAFSKRYGLKRVFGTVLRTNRQMLRLADKLGFKKVRTSSSSEVEIIIDIEKLDLYTL from the coding sequence ATGGGAACACAAAATTTATCCAGAATATTCAACCCCGGATCCATCGCCGTGGTCAGTGCCGGTGACAAACAGAACCGGATCGGCCATACCCTGGTACGCAACCTCATTGAGGGCGGATTTAAGGGCGCGGTCTATCCTGTCAATCCGAAGCATGCCGGGATTATGAATATACCTGGCGTAAAAAATGTCCGTGACATCCAAGGCTTTGTGGATCTGGCCGTGGTGGCAGCGCCCATCAATCAGGTCCCCGAGGTCATTAAAGCATGCGCCGACAAAGGCGCAGCAGGTGCCGTGATCATCAATGGCGGAGGCAGGGAGACAGGGGATCAAGGGGCCCGAATCGAACAACAGATCAAGGCCGCTGCCGGGCAACGCGGCATGCGCATCATCGGCCCCAACTGCATCGGCATTGCCCATCCCCCGTTGCACCTGAATGCATCGCATATGCCGGGCTCGCCGGCCAAGGGACGCATTGCCTTTTTGTCCCAATCCGGCTCAGTGTGCGCATCGGTCATGGATCTGGCTGAAAAGGAAAATCTGGGATTCAGCCATATTGTCAGTTTAGGATCCATGCTGGACGTTGATTTTGCAGACATGATTGATTATTTAAGCGAGCAACGGGGCGTGGACAGCATCATCATGTACATGGAAAACATGACCCGAATCCGAAACTTTATGAGCGCAGCCCGGGCTGCCTCCCGGATAAAGCCTATTATCTGCCTGAAATCCGGGCGTTCGGCGGCCGGTGCCCTGGCAGCCTCGGTTCACACCGGCGCAATTGCCGGAAATGATGCGGTCTATGACATTGCCTTTGAACGGGCAGGTATCCTGCGGGTTGACACGCTTGAACAATTATTTGACTTCACCCGGATTCTGGCAAGACAACAACGGCCCACAGGCAGACGCTTGGCCATTGTTACCAATGCCGGCGGTCCCGGTGTCATGGCGGTGGATGCCCTTTCATCCTTTGGCCTTAAGCCCGCTGTGCTGAGCATTGAAACCATTGAGGCCCTGGAGGCCACCCTTGAAAAAGCATGGAGCAAAACCAATCCTGTGGATGTCCTGGCAGATGCCTCCCATACCCAGATTGCCAGAGCCGTTACAGTTGCAGCCCAGGCCCCGGAGGTGGACGGCATCCTCATGATCCATTCTCCAGTGGACCACTTTGCCCCGGCTGACCTCGCCCAGGTTCTGGCAAAACAGATACCGGCCCTGCCCGGCCCTGTATTTACGGTCTGGCTGGGCGGCACAAGCATGGACAACGCCCGGAAAATTCTCAATGAAAAAGAGATACTGACCTATGACACCCCGGAAAAAGCGGTCAGGGCATTTGCGGGATTGTACAGGCACAGCCGCAACATTGACATGCTCAACGAAATACCGGTCAGACGCGACATCAAACTGAAAATAAACCATGAGCAGGCCGGATCAATCATTGACTCCCATATGAAAAACGCCCCGCTCCGACTAAATGAAACGGATGCCAAAACGATTCTGGAAGCCTATGGTATACCCGTAAACCGGACAGAACCTGCCCAGGCCAACGCATCTGCACCGGACTATGAACTCTATGTCGGTGCCAAACTGGATGCCCGGTTCGGGCCGGTCATTAAATTCGGCATGGGGGGTGCGATGTCTGAAATCCACCAGGACATCGCGCTAGCCCTGCCGCCCTTAAATTCAGCCCTGGCGGCCCGGACCATCAGCGCCACAAAAGTATCCAAAGCCTTAACAGGACACTGTCAATTCAAGGCCGTGGACCACGATCTTGTGGAAAACCTTTTAATACGCTTAAGCCGCCTGGTCACCGATTTTCCCCAAATCAGTGAACTGGAAATTAATCCTGTGGCGGTCACCAATGGACAACTTATGGGGCTTAGCGCGCGCATCCACCTGGCCCCGCCCCCGGTGTCAGCGCCCGACCACCTTATTATAAGTCCCTACCCGGCCTGGCAGGAACAGCTGTATACCACCCATGACAGTGAACAGGTGCTGATCCGTCCGGTGAAGCCCGAAGATGCCGAGCCCATGATGGACTTTTTTGAAAATCTGTCGAAACAGACCATATATTTACGATTTTTCACACCGCTTAAACAATTGTCCAAGCGGATGCTGATCCAGCTTACCCAGATTGATTATGACCGGGAAGTTGCCCTGGTGGCTCTGCTTTCGACCCCATCCGGAGAAAAAATTATTGGAAGCGCCAGAATCATATTCACCGCCAACGGCACCGAGGGCGAATTTGCCATCATGCTGGCGGATTCCTGGCAGGGCAAAGGGATCGGGGCAGCCCTGCTGAAGTCCTGCCTGGCGTTTTCCAAACGATACGGACTGAAACGGGTATTTGGCACGGTGCTGCGTACAAACAGGCAGATGCTTCGCCTTGCCGACAAACTGGGATTTAAAAAGGTCAGAACGTCGTCTTCAAGCGAAGTTGAAATCATTATTGACATCGAAAAACTAGATCTTTACACACTGTAA
- a CDS encoding DASS family sodium-coupled anion symporter encodes MKQDKKKVTGYDKYIDWKIFIIPVVLFFAVLFMPTPYGMKDVGMEYSIAPKKVVSYITNELFSVKSEEAAQWQLLTAQIMEQNMRIGALSKERFLDRDAKWCKKYDIPAQKANLEKAKEYVGNSINDADFKTLMTNALELRKNGLKYENLKDKDKANADKGAWQIKVSIAMGVFVVLCFLTECIPLPAVAFCIGLILVFTGVVSRQQVAMLYWSDACWFIMGSLMFAAAFVKTGVDKRVCMMMFKRLAVPNPKWITLIFFLIITPLAAFISDHALAAMFLPIGMLLYQNSLTEEVPEDKELAKLLMISIAMACNIGGPGAPSGGARNVIMMTYLTDMFGLDIGYFQWVTYCFPFLFLMIPVSWFIINIRFRPKTVSLAPAMNHLRREIDRMGAWNKHQIWALIIFLVMVFGWFTEKAFYNMGIYPIRLGIGVIAVAGAIAYILAGVVNWRDYQDRVDWGVVWLYAGAIIFGRTLDSTGAAYWLARSAIEFLANFGMDSGLPLMAVSNGLTAILTNLMADGPAAASVGPITLNMAGMVHPGSAYLPFMAMATAIASSFAYCLIIGTPPNAIVYASGYLEPKDYLRAGLPLFFAANVVLLLLTGVYWTFRGFGSLPGF; translated from the coding sequence ATGAAACAAGATAAGAAAAAAGTCACCGGGTATGACAAATACATAGACTGGAAGATCTTTATCATTCCTGTGGTCCTGTTCTTTGCTGTGCTCTTTATGCCCACCCCGTACGGCATGAAGGATGTAGGCATGGAATACAGCATTGCCCCGAAAAAAGTGGTCTCTTATATTACAAATGAACTATTCTCGGTTAAAAGTGAAGAGGCCGCCCAATGGCAGTTGCTCACCGCCCAAATCATGGAACAGAACATGCGCATCGGTGCGCTTAGCAAGGAAAGATTTCTGGACCGGGATGCCAAATGGTGTAAAAAATATGACATCCCGGCCCAGAAGGCGAACCTTGAAAAGGCAAAGGAGTATGTCGGCAACAGCATCAACGATGCTGATTTCAAGACCTTGATGACCAATGCACTGGAACTGCGGAAAAACGGGCTTAAATATGAAAATCTCAAGGACAAGGACAAAGCAAACGCAGACAAAGGTGCCTGGCAAATCAAGGTATCCATTGCCATGGGTGTTTTTGTGGTCCTGTGTTTCCTAACCGAGTGCATTCCCTTGCCGGCAGTTGCCTTCTGTATTGGTTTGATCCTGGTGTTCACCGGCGTGGTCAGCCGCCAGCAGGTGGCCATGCTCTACTGGTCCGATGCCTGCTGGTTCATCATGGGGTCACTGATGTTTGCAGCCGCCTTTGTAAAAACCGGGGTGGACAAACGGGTGTGCATGATGATGTTCAAACGTCTGGCCGTGCCCAATCCCAAATGGATCACCCTGATCTTCTTTTTAATCATCACGCCGTTAGCCGCCTTTATATCCGACCATGCCCTGGCGGCCATGTTCCTGCCCATCGGTATGCTGCTCTATCAGAACAGTCTGACCGAAGAGGTGCCCGAGGACAAAGAGCTTGCCAAGCTGTTGATGATCTCCATTGCCATGGCCTGTAACATCGGTGGTCCGGGCGCACCGTCCGGCGGTGCCAGAAACGTTATCATGATGACCTATCTTACCGACATGTTCGGCCTTGATATCGGTTACTTCCAGTGGGTCACCTATTGTTTCCCCTTTCTCTTCCTCATGATTCCGGTTTCCTGGTTCATCATCAACATACGCTTCAGGCCTAAAACCGTTAGCCTTGCACCTGCCATGAATCACCTGCGCCGGGAAATCGACCGCATGGGCGCCTGGAACAAGCATCAGATCTGGGCACTGATCATTTTCCTGGTTATGGTGTTCGGCTGGTTTACGGAAAAAGCCTTTTACAATATGGGTATCTACCCCATTCGCCTGGGTATCGGCGTGATTGCCGTGGCCGGTGCCATCGCTTATATCCTGGCCGGCGTGGTCAACTGGCGCGACTACCAGGACCGTGTGGACTGGGGTGTTGTCTGGCTCTATGCCGGGGCCATTATCTTTGGCCGGACCTTGGATTCAACGGGCGCGGCATACTGGCTGGCCCGATCCGCCATTGAATTTCTGGCCAATTTCGGCATGGATTCAGGCCTGCCGCTGATGGCCGTATCCAACGGTCTGACGGCCATCCTGACCAACCTCATGGCTGACGGTCCTGCGGCGGCATCCGTAGGTCCCATCACCCTGAACATGGCCGGCATGGTTCATCCGGGCAGCGCCTATCTGCCTTTCATGGCCATGGCCACGGCAATTGCCTCATCCTTTGCATACTGCCTGATCATCGGCACGCCCCCCAACGCCATTGTATATGCCAGCGGTTACCTTGAACCCAAAGATTACCTGAGAGCCGGTCTTCCTCTGTTCTTTGCTGCCAACGTCGTACTGCTGCTGCTCACCGGTGTTTACTGGACCTTTAGAGGATTCGGCTCCTTGCCCGGATTCTGA
- a CDS encoding universal stress protein, giving the protein MIELDIDLIIKKAPPGFGSDQPARDFPKELSMSDEKKILVTLDGSKRSGRTVDYLCRFKPFRDRKITLFNIITPVPEAYYDLTPDFFSKIPISQVKDWEMGQRTIMTEFLKEARRKMIAAGYKPDNIELKLASLEKGVARDILNEIENNDYHSLVIRRRGGADAMLGVNMGGVAAKLVEKADSIPLILAGTREIHHDLCIAVDGSPISTRAIQYTADMMAKTHCRILLCAIMRTTVPDSVRQGQDPFVDMSLWAKRKLNDALIEAKEILIQAGIPEDRIETRLIQGAQSRAGALLDKARAAKCDTIVMGRKGVSDVDNFDLGRIPRKIIYASRKFTIWLIP; this is encoded by the coding sequence ATGATCGAGTTAGACATAGATCTCATCATTAAAAAAGCACCCCCCGGGTTCGGCTCCGATCAACCGGCCCGGGATTTTCCAAAGGAGCTTTCCATGTCAGACGAAAAAAAGATATTAGTTACCCTTGACGGCTCAAAACGTTCGGGAAGGACCGTTGACTATCTGTGCAGATTCAAACCGTTTAGAGACAGGAAAATAACCCTATTTAATATAATAACGCCCGTTCCTGAAGCCTATTATGATCTGACCCCGGATTTCTTCAGCAAAATTCCCATATCCCAGGTAAAGGACTGGGAAATGGGACAGAGAACGATCATGACCGAATTTCTTAAAGAGGCACGCCGGAAAATGATCGCTGCCGGGTACAAGCCGGACAATATCGAACTCAAACTTGCCAGCCTGGAAAAGGGCGTTGCCAGGGACATTCTCAACGAAATTGAAAACAATGACTACCACAGCCTTGTCATCCGCAGAAGGGGAGGTGCAGACGCCATGCTCGGCGTAAACATGGGTGGCGTAGCTGCCAAGCTGGTGGAAAAAGCAGACTCTATTCCTTTGATACTTGCCGGAACCCGTGAAATCCATCACGACCTGTGCATCGCGGTTGACGGCTCCCCAATATCCACGCGCGCGATCCAGTACACGGCCGATATGATGGCAAAAACACACTGCCGTATTCTTCTTTGCGCGATCATGCGCACCACAGTGCCGGACTCAGTGCGCCAAGGGCAGGATCCTTTTGTAGACATGTCTCTTTGGGCCAAACGCAAACTCAATGATGCCTTAATCGAGGCAAAAGAAATTTTGATCCAGGCAGGAATACCGGAAGACCGGATCGAAACCCGTCTTATCCAAGGGGCCCAGAGCCGGGCAGGCGCTCTTCTGGACAAGGCCCGGGCTGCAAAATGCGACACCATTGTCATGGGCCGCAAGGGGGTATCGGATGTTGATAATTTCGATCTGGGACGAATCCCCAGAAAAATTATTTATGCGTCCAGAAAATTTACGATTTGGTTGATTCCCTAA
- a CDS encoding YIP1 family protein, with protein MNTPAALSALKFYNQGVIRLLIEPVLFFSELPAVHTTGRAIGFTALCAGFYAGAGLLTGPGPQSPVVMALIYFINAAGMVLISSITGFCTMVMINGKSRGFSLVFGLYAYASGITMLISWLPFMLWFTEPWKYWLIYTGFRQSCGLSKARAITVLLISVPVQWCLIYSAITAVSGRV; from the coding sequence ATGAATACACCAGCGGCACTTTCGGCATTGAAATTTTACAACCAGGGTGTGATCCGGCTGCTCATCGAACCGGTCCTGTTTTTTTCAGAACTGCCTGCGGTTCATACCACCGGCAGGGCTATAGGGTTTACAGCCCTGTGTGCCGGGTTTTATGCCGGTGCAGGACTGCTTACAGGCCCAGGCCCCCAATCCCCTGTGGTCATGGCATTGATCTATTTTATCAATGCGGCAGGCATGGTACTCATCAGTTCCATCACGGGCTTTTGCACCATGGTGATGATCAACGGCAAAAGCCGGGGCTTTTCCCTGGTGTTCGGGCTTTACGCCTATGCGTCGGGGATCACCATGCTAATTTCATGGCTGCCCTTCATGCTCTGGTTCACGGAGCCGTGGAAATACTGGTTGATCTATACAGGATTTCGGCAAAGCTGCGGCCTGTCCAAAGCCCGGGCGATTACCGTTCTTTTGATATCTGTGCCTGTCCAGTGGTGCCTGATTTATTCGGCCATAACAGCAGTCTCCGGCCGTGTGTAA
- a CDS encoding ATP-binding protein — MPEPITDRKEFYQVLTRNIRIRILLVSIIPMMLTLGILCRQFHLAYSEKISAHIGELVLKHTQNIDTFLKEKLGNIRYLSRQLSITDPDMAQQFLTSQLSELKDEYGDVFTDLGLVNSDGIQFAYEGPFRLKNADYSQADWFLNAMDSPYYISDVFAGLRGHPHFILAVKLSAQGRSYILRSTINFTTFNSLVENVQIGRTGTAFIVNAKGQLQTHPRSGTMETVPSFIADPAIFKDKQTRILKHENDNGNTYLYALALFKTVDWRMVFSQDAGDALSEMWNAELFTLIIFLLGCAAIVSVSFTLSKNLVKRIARADRKNEAMNQQVVESGKLATIGELAAGIAHEINNPVAIMVEEAGWMSDLLEEEPGMTPDNKSEFHRAIEQITTQGRRCKDITHKLLSFARKSDATEADININDTIREIVDLTAQMARYNNVTISTRLAPDLPFIRFSPSELQQVILNLTNNAIDAMGKDGGTVEIVTDINTQDDNMIEIKVDDNGPGIPAQYLDRIFDPFFTTKAVGKGTGLGLSICYGIIQKMGGTIEVESHMGQGTCFLIRLPLTAPKTTKSSVNNNTPNNF, encoded by the coding sequence ATGCCCGAACCCATCACAGACAGAAAAGAATTTTATCAAGTACTTACCCGGAATATCAGAATCCGTATCCTGCTGGTTTCCATTATCCCCATGATGCTGACCTTGGGGATTCTGTGCCGGCAATTTCATCTGGCTTATTCTGAAAAGATCAGCGCCCATATCGGCGAACTGGTGCTCAAGCATACCCAGAACATTGATACCTTTCTCAAAGAAAAACTGGGAAACATCCGCTACCTGTCCCGGCAGCTGTCCATAACCGATCCGGATATGGCCCAGCAGTTTCTAACATCACAACTATCTGAACTTAAAGATGAATATGGTGATGTATTCACGGATTTGGGCCTTGTGAATTCTGATGGAATCCAGTTTGCCTATGAGGGGCCTTTCCGCCTTAAAAATGCCGATTACAGCCAGGCGGACTGGTTTTTAAATGCCATGGACAGTCCCTATTATATTTCCGATGTATTTGCAGGGCTTCGGGGCCACCCCCATTTTATTCTGGCAGTCAAATTGTCAGCCCAGGGCCGCAGCTATATCCTGAGATCCACCATTAATTTTACAACCTTTAACAGTCTGGTGGAAAACGTGCAGATCGGCAGGACAGGTACGGCATTCATTGTCAATGCCAAGGGACAGCTCCAAACCCATCCCCGCTCGGGAACCATGGAAACCGTCCCTTCATTTATTGCGGATCCAGCCATTTTCAAAGACAAGCAGACACGGATTCTCAAACATGAAAACGACAATGGCAATACCTACCTGTATGCCTTGGCCTTGTTCAAAACAGTAGACTGGCGCATGGTGTTTAGCCAGGACGCCGGGGATGCATTAAGTGAGATGTGGAATGCCGAACTGTTCACCCTTATCATATTCCTGCTGGGCTGCGCAGCCATAGTGTCAGTTTCTTTTACACTCTCTAAAAACCTTGTCAAACGCATTGCAAGGGCAGACCGCAAAAATGAAGCCATGAACCAGCAGGTGGTGGAAAGCGGCAAACTGGCCACCATTGGCGAACTTGCTGCAGGCATTGCCCATGAAATCAACAACCCTGTAGCCATCATGGTGGAAGAGGCCGGCTGGATGAGCGATCTTCTTGAAGAGGAACCCGGGATGACCCCGGACAACAAGAGTGAGTTTCACCGGGCCATTGAACAGATCACAACCCAGGGCCGTCGCTGCAAAGATATTACCCACAAATTGTTAAGTTTTGCCCGGAAAAGCGATGCCACAGAGGCAGATATCAACATTAACGACACCATCCGGGAAATTGTGGACCTCACCGCCCAGATGGCCCGGTATAACAACGTCACCATCTCCACCCGGCTTGCCCCGGACCTGCCCTTTATCCGATTTTCCCCTTCAGAACTGCAACAGGTCATTTTAAACCTGACCAACAACGCCATTGATGCCATGGGCAAAGACGGCGGTACCGTAGAAATTGTAACCGACATCAACACCCAAGACGATAACATGATTGAAATTAAGGTGGATGACAACGGCCCCGGTATTCCCGCCCAATATCTGGACCGGATTTTCGATCCCTTCTTCACCACCAAGGCCGTGGGAAAAGGCACGGGATTGGGCCTTTCCATCTGTTACGGCATTATCCAAAAAATGGGCGGTACAATTGAAGTGGAAAGCCATATGGGACAGGGGACCTGTTTCTTAATCCGATTGCCCCTAACTGCCCCCAAGACAACCAAATCGTCAGTAAACAATAATACACCCAATAACTTTTAA
- a CDS encoding response regulator: MEKMKLLLVDDETRYLETTQKLIERKGYEVWTAPSGEKALQTMAAHNIHVVILDVKMPGMDGNETLKQIKELYPLTEVIMLTGHATVDSAIDGLKSGAWDYLMKPADIEDIIEKAELAFQKRMNQEEKIRSAQAKQYLKSPREILKQGKD; the protein is encoded by the coding sequence ATGGAGAAGATGAAACTGTTACTGGTCGATGACGAAACCCGCTATCTTGAGACCACCCAAAAACTCATTGAAAGAAAGGGCTATGAGGTGTGGACAGCCCCAAGCGGAGAAAAAGCGCTCCAAACCATGGCGGCCCACAACATCCATGTGGTGATCCTGGATGTCAAAATGCCCGGGATGGACGGCAATGAGACCCTTAAACAGATCAAGGAGCTGTACCCCTTAACGGAGGTGATCATGCTCACCGGTCATGCCACGGTGGACTCCGCCATAGACGGCCTGAAATCAGGTGCCTGGGATTATCTGATGAAACCTGCAGATATTGAAGACATCATTGAAAAAGCTGAACTGGCCTTCCAGAAACGCATGAACCAGGAAGAAAAAATCCGCTCTGCCCAGGCCAAACAGTACCTGAAATCCCCCCGGGAAATTCTCAAACAGGGGAAAGACTAA